ATTAATTTAATATTCAGGAAATTAGAAATTTTCCCCATTGTGTGCCCAATTCTGCCGCCTTTAATTAGGTTATCTAGATGAACAACACAGATAAATAAATCCGTTTTACTACGAATAGCATCTAGTTTTTCAGAAATCTCAGCTATTGAATGCCCTTTTTGTGCCATCTTAGCCGCAGCAATTACTTGGAAAGCCATTGCCCGATCAATAAACTTCGAATCTATAACGGTTACATTCCCTTTAATTAAATTTGAAGCTTGATGCGCCGCTTGAACAGTTCCACTTAAAACTTCAGTAACATGAATCGATAATACATCACTACCATCAGCAGTTAGATCATGATAAGTGTCAACAAACGAACCAATAGCTGGTTGTGAAGTTTTTGGGAGTTCAGTTGCAGCATTCATTTTTTCAAGGAACTCTTCCTTTGTAATTGTTTTTTCATCAATATAAACTGTACTATCAATCATGGCCGTTAGGGGAACAATAGTAATGTCATATTTTTCTATTTCTTCCTTGGATAATTGAACGGTAGAATCCGTTACAATTTTGATGTTTTTCATAAAGTTGCCTCCTCAGATAGATGGAAATTAGGAAAAGGAACTTCCTACTTACTAAGAATAACAAATTTCACACGAAAAAGACATAGTAATTACCTGAATCACTGTGAACATTAAGGAATTTTAAGAATCAAAAGTTTAATGATTCTCAGAAATATGCTATAATTATCAAGTTATGAAAAGAAAGTAGGGATGCTTTGTGGAGGGAATTCTCCCATTGTGGAAAGAACGCGGTATGACAAGTCATGACTGTGTCTTTAAACTAAGAAAAATTTTACAAACAAAAAAAATTGGACATACTGGAACCTTAGATCCAGACGTAGACGGTGTGTTGCCAATCTGCGTTGGACGAGCAACTAAAGTTGTTGAATATATGATGGAAACTGGGAAAGCCTACGTTGGTGAAATCACGCTAGGTTTTTCAACAACTACAGAAGATAGTAGCGGTGAAGTAGTTGAAACGAAAAAAGTTAGTGAAGTCCCAACAATAGCAGAAATTGATAAATTAATGAAAAAATTTGAAGGGATAATCACACAAGTCCCACCAATGTATTCAGCTGTTAAAGTTAACGGAAAGCGGTTATATGAATATGCTAGAAACGGTGAAACTGTAGAGCGCCCAGAAAGACAAGCCACTATCAAAAAATTTATTCGTTCATCAGAGCCTGTGTTTAATGAAAACGCTGGAACGGTGTCTTGGCGCTTTGAAGTTGAATGTGGCAAGGGCACCTATGTCCGAACTTTGGCTGTTGATTTAGGTGAAGCATTAGGTTATCCGGCTCATATGTCAGATTTAACTCGGATTTTAAGCGGGACATTTAAAGCTAGTGATTGTGTGACTCTCGCTCAAGTTCAAGAAGCAGTCGATCAAGCCGAAATTGATCAAAAACTTTTTCCATTAGAGTTTGGTTTAAAAGAGTTACCGGCAGTTGAAATTTCAAAAGATGTCTGGGAAAAAGTTAAGGATGGAGCAGTCTTAGCAAAAAGTGACTACCAAGATGTAGCAAGCTTTCCTTTTGTCGTCATGTATCAAGATAGGGCTTGTAGTATTTACGATGTTCATCCGACTAAACCAACATTGTTAAAACCAGTCAAAGTTTTACGAAATCAAGAAAGCTAAAGGGGTATTCTGATTATGAAAGTTATCAACATTCACCATCCATACGAAGCAAGTCAAATTCCAAATGAGGATGTTGTCTTAGCGTTAGGTTTTTTTGACGGCGTTCATTTAGGTCATCAAGAAGTCATTGAAAGAGCAAAAAAAATAGCAAATGAAAAAAAGTTGAAATTAGCTGTTATGACTTTTAATCAGCATCCATCAATTGTTTTTCAAAAAATTAATCCAGAACAAATGAAATATTTATCGACTATCGAACGCAAAAAATGTTTAATGGAAGACTTAGGGGTCGATTATTTATACATTATCGAATTTACGTCACACTTTGCGAGTTTAGCGCCATTAGATTTTGTTGATCAGTACATGGTTGATTTACATGCTAAGGTTGTTGTTGCAGGCTTTGACTACACTTATGGACCAAAAGAAATAGCTGATATGGCTCATTTACCAGAATATGCGGCGGAACGCTTTGATGTCGTAGTTGTAGACAAACAAACAACGGATAATAAAAAAATAAGTTCGACTAGAATTAGAGAAAAGTTAGCAGAAGGTGAAATGGAGAAAGTTAATGCCTTATTAGGCTATGCATATCAAACGCCGGGACGTGTGGTTCATGGCGACGCTAGGGGAAGACTGTTAGGTTTTCCAACTGCTAATATTGAAGTTACCTCTGGGGTTCGTTTGCCGCAACCAGGCATTTATGCAGTTAAAATTAAAGTTGGCCAAAATTGGCATCTTGGCATGGCTTCAATTGGCTACAATGTCACTTTTGGTGACGATCGAGATTTAACAGTCGAAGTCTATATTTTAGATTTCAATCAAGATATATACGGGGAACAAGTTGAAGTTGCTTGGTATCACTATTTACGAAGTGAGTTGAAATTTGATTCAGTTGAACAATTGATTGCCCAATTAAAGCAAGATGAAATTGATACTGCTACTTTTTTCAATGAGAGCAAGTAATCTGTTTGAAAGGAGTCGCGCAAAATGACTGCAGCATATATTCATATTCCTTTTTGTGAGCATATTTGTTTTTATTGTGATTTTAATAAAGTTT
This Carnobacterium maltaromaticum DSM 20342 DNA region includes the following protein-coding sequences:
- a CDS encoding DegV family protein, with amino-acid sequence MKNIKIVTDSTVQLSKEEIEKYDITIVPLTAMIDSTVYIDEKTITKEEFLEKMNAATELPKTSQPAIGSFVDTYHDLTADGSDVLSIHVTEVLSGTVQAAHQASNLIKGNVTVIDSKFIDRAMAFQVIAAAKMAQKGHSIAEISEKLDAIRSKTDLFICVVHLDNLIKGGRIGHTMGKISNFLNIKLMLRLTKDGLEPDTKGRGMRSMQKRVDKMIEDMKKTAGIKAIGITHIGLTPFTEELIANFKQQFPSAEYHIAYASPSIMTHAGKDAFSVMYLTH
- the truB gene encoding tRNA pseudouridine(55) synthase TruB, whose amino-acid sequence is MEGILPLWKERGMTSHDCVFKLRKILQTKKIGHTGTLDPDVDGVLPICVGRATKVVEYMMETGKAYVGEITLGFSTTTEDSSGEVVETKKVSEVPTIAEIDKLMKKFEGIITQVPPMYSAVKVNGKRLYEYARNGETVERPERQATIKKFIRSSEPVFNENAGTVSWRFEVECGKGTYVRTLAVDLGEALGYPAHMSDLTRILSGTFKASDCVTLAQVQEAVDQAEIDQKLFPLEFGLKELPAVEISKDVWEKVKDGAVLAKSDYQDVASFPFVVMYQDRACSIYDVHPTKPTLLKPVKVLRNQES
- the ribF gene encoding riboflavin biosynthesis protein RibF; the protein is MKVINIHHPYEASQIPNEDVVLALGFFDGVHLGHQEVIERAKKIANEKKLKLAVMTFNQHPSIVFQKINPEQMKYLSTIERKKCLMEDLGVDYLYIIEFTSHFASLAPLDFVDQYMVDLHAKVVVAGFDYTYGPKEIADMAHLPEYAAERFDVVVVDKQTTDNKKISSTRIREKLAEGEMEKVNALLGYAYQTPGRVVHGDARGRLLGFPTANIEVTSGVRLPQPGIYAVKIKVGQNWHLGMASIGYNVTFGDDRDLTVEVYILDFNQDIYGEQVEVAWYHYLRSELKFDSVEQLIAQLKQDEIDTATFFNESK